From the Sinorhizobium garamanticum genome, one window contains:
- a CDS encoding acetyl-CoA C-acetyltransferase, whose protein sequence is MALPPNSAAATKAENPRRTAKAGAAGGPIAGGSLSPNRTVASSGRPVYLVDGARTPFLRARNKPGPFTPVDLAIQCGRPLLMRQPFSRDEFDTVILGCVNVIADEMNPARVASLRLGMGAAMTAFTVQINCGSGMQSIDIAFRAIEAGRADLILAGGTEALSHAPLVLRQQAVEWFGGFATTKTPWEKATALAGLRPEMAKPVVGLERGLTDPITDLNMGQTAEVIGHLFGITREAADAYALESHQRLARAQNEGFLAGEVIPAVSRHGMLYDHDDGLRPDTSMDKLAKLEAVFEKPYGNVTAGNSSQITDGACWVVLASEEAMNRHKLAPLARIVDSEWSALDPSIMGLAPTLCSTELMRRRRLSREDIDLWELNEAFAAQVLACLAAWEDEEYCRDVLGLDGVFGPIERDRLNVDGGAISLGHPVGTSGNRLVLHLVNAMRRLGLKRGIATECIGGGQGGAMLLEAA, encoded by the coding sequence ATGGCCCTGCCGCCGAACTCCGCTGCAGCGACGAAGGCGGAGAACCCGCGTCGCACGGCGAAGGCGGGTGCTGCCGGGGGACCGATCGCCGGCGGATCGCTATCCCCCAATCGGACCGTCGCGAGTTCTGGTCGCCCCGTTTACCTGGTGGATGGGGCGCGTACACCTTTTCTCCGGGCGCGCAACAAGCCGGGACCGTTCACGCCGGTCGATCTCGCCATCCAATGTGGACGGCCGCTTCTCATGCGTCAGCCTTTCTCTCGGGATGAATTCGACACCGTCATTCTCGGCTGTGTCAATGTGATCGCCGACGAGATGAACCCGGCGCGCGTGGCCTCCCTCAGGCTCGGCATGGGGGCGGCGATGACGGCCTTTACCGTCCAGATCAATTGCGGCTCGGGCATGCAGTCGATCGACATAGCCTTCCGTGCGATCGAAGCTGGCAGGGCCGATCTCATTCTCGCCGGCGGAACGGAGGCGCTGTCCCATGCACCTCTGGTGCTTCGCCAGCAAGCGGTCGAATGGTTCGGCGGCTTTGCAACGACAAAGACACCTTGGGAAAAGGCCACTGCCTTGGCGGGTTTGAGACCCGAGATGGCGAAGCCTGTAGTCGGCCTCGAACGCGGACTTACTGATCCGATCACCGATCTCAATATGGGTCAGACGGCGGAGGTGATCGGCCATCTGTTCGGCATCACGCGCGAAGCTGCTGACGCCTATGCCTTGGAAAGCCATCAACGGCTGGCGCGCGCGCAGAATGAAGGCTTCCTCGCGGGCGAGGTCATCCCGGCGGTCTCCCGCCACGGCATGCTCTACGATCATGACGACGGCCTGCGGCCGGACACGTCGATGGACAAGCTCGCGAAGCTGGAGGCGGTGTTCGAAAAACCCTACGGCAACGTCACCGCCGGCAATTCCTCCCAGATCACCGACGGCGCCTGCTGGGTTGTCCTCGCATCGGAAGAGGCGATGAACAGGCACAAGCTCGCGCCGCTCGCCCGCATCGTCGACAGTGAATGGTCGGCGCTCGACCCCTCGATCATGGGGCTTGCCCCGACATTGTGTTCGACCGAACTCATGAGACGCAGAAGGCTCTCCCGCGAGGACATCGATCTCTGGGAACTCAACGAGGCCTTCGCCGCGCAGGTGCTCGCCTGTCTTGCCGCATGGGAGGACGAGGAATATTGCCGCGACGTGCTCGGTCTCGACGGCGTCTTCGGGCCTATCGAACGCGACCGGCTCAACGTGGACGGAGGGGCGATTAGCCTCGGGCATCCGGTCGGCACGAGCGGAAACCGCCTCGTGCTTCATCTCGTCAACGCGATGCGCCGGCTCGGGCTGAAGCGGGGCATAGCCACCGAGTGCATCGGCGGTGGACAAGGCGGCGCCATGCTTCTGGAGGCTGCATGA
- a CDS encoding YciI family protein: MKYLCLVWCEEGKFEALSNEEGKQLDRDSLSYDQELVRSGHMIAAEALQSPGNSVVVRVRHAETSVTDGPFAEAKEQIGGFILIEARDLNDAIRVAAGIPLAKLGSIEVRPVHDFG; this comes from the coding sequence ATGAAGTATCTCTGTCTGGTCTGGTGCGAGGAAGGGAAGTTCGAGGCATTGTCCAATGAGGAGGGGAAACAACTCGATCGCGACTCGTTGAGTTATGACCAGGAACTGGTCAGAAGCGGACACATGATTGCTGCGGAAGCGCTGCAGTCGCCTGGGAACTCCGTGGTCGTGCGCGTGCGCCACGCCGAGACCTCCGTAACGGATGGCCCCTTCGCCGAAGCCAAGGAACAGATCGGCGGCTTCATCCTGATCGAGGCAAGGGACTTGAACGACGCGATCCGCGTTGCGGCGGGGATTCCGCTCGCCAAGCTCGGCAGCATAGAGGTGCGGCCGGTTCACGATTTCGGTTAA